A stretch of DNA from Shewanella sediminis HAW-EB3:
GTGGATCCACAAGGTGAAAAAGTCTGGGCTTGGTCAGACGATATGATGTTTACTCAAGCCCTGAGAGACACCTCGATTGCATCGGGTCAAGTGGTTAAAGTACAATTTACCGTGCCTGAAAGTGTGCTTAGTAACCTCAAAGGCCGAGGCTATTCGCTGGTCGCAAAATATGTGGGGCATGCGACTGAGTCCAAGCAGGTGGCTATGTCTGATGTCACTATCTCTCTCGACCCCTATATCCATTAATGGTGTCTGAGTATTGAATTAAAGTGTGAAAGAGAATCTAAGTACAAAATAGCCAGTGTCTTTGTGGACACTGGCTATTTTTTTTCCTATCTTGTCCTCATCAGTGCGCCTTGAATTGAAAATCCTGAGGGGCTCTGAATTGGTTAATTATTTGATGCAATTGGTATTAGCTATCAAACTGTTTTACCAACTCCAGCTGTCTGCTACTTTGAGCTGTAACTTCCTGACTGGTGCTGGCTGCATGCTCACAATTTTGTCTGAAAGTATTAGTGCCGGATTCAAGCTCCATCGCACTGACGTAGACTTGATTAATCACGGTTGATTGCTCTTCAGCTGCAACGGCAATTTGCTCTCCGTTGGCTTCCATCTGGTGCAGTGCCTCACTAACAGATTGTAGGCTGTCAGATAACATTTGATCCGATTGAACACTTTTTGATGTCAACTGGTGGCTCTGTTGCATCTGGCTGACAGCCTGAGCCGTTGTATCGCTTAATGTATCTATGATGGACTGGATCTCCTGGGCCGATGTTTGCGAGTGGTTAGCCAGGCTTCGAACCTCATCGGCAACCACGGCAAAACCACGTCCGGCTTCACCGGCGCGAGCGGCTTCGATTGCCGCATTGAGTGCCAGAAGGTTTGTCTGCTGGGCCAGACTATCAATGACCTCCAATACCGATTTTACTTTCACGCACTGTAATTCGAGATCCGAGATTGACTGTTGGGACTCAGTTAACAGGCCGGTGATCTCTGAGGTCGTTTTCTGGCTTGTCTCTAGTGCCGATTGTGTCATTTGGATCTTTTCTACCAAGGTAGATATCTCATCGGCTGAGCTGGTCGTGTTATGGGCTATCTCATTAACTGCCTCATTCATCTGACCAATGGCCACGACGACCTGTTCAAGGTTCGATGATTGTTCAACTAATTGGGTTTGATTGGATTGAGTCTGTTGATCTTGCTCCTCCATGCTCTCCTGAAGCTCTTCACCGCTGTCTTTGACGCGCCCCAGTATTGCAAGACACTCTGCTTTCTGCATTCTCAGACTCAATTCAAGATGGGATAACTCATCTTGGTAGCCTGTATAGATAACCTGATTCAGAGCGCTATCATGAACCTTTTTACTCATGCTCATCAGATGGCTAAGTCGTTGGTTTAATCGATTCAAAGGGAGTAAAAAGCTGATTAAACCAAGGGCAATTAAGACCAGGGAAACTGGCATAGTCGAAATTGTGGTCAGATAGAACATCAAACATGAGATCGCCCAACTCAGACCTAAGGCTGGAATGATGGAGAGGCGATTCTTGGGAGTCACTGTTTTTCCTGCGTTGATACGCTCATAACAGGATTGGGCTCTTGCCTTCAGCTCTGGTTCCGGTTTGGTCCTGACTGACTGATACTCGGTTATCTTGCCTTGGTGCTTTATCGGTGTGACGAAAGCATTGACCCAATAATACCGGCCATCTTTGCAGCGATTCTTGACCAGCCCCATCCAGGAGCTACCGCCTTGAACCGTTTGCCATAGATCCTTAAACGCCGCCTTGGGCATATCCGGATGTCTGATGATGTTGTGAGGTTTACCAATCAGCTCAGACTTCTCATAACCACATGTCTGTATGAAGTCACTGTTCACGTGAGTGATATGACTATTAAGATCCGTTGTCGATAGAATTTTGTAACTGTCAGGGTAGGTTACTTCGTTTGGTTGTGGTTGATTCTGATTGTCCATAATATCGGTATCTATGTTGACTCGAGTTTTAATTGGTGAGAATTATTGGACATTTAACTTGCTAAAACTGTGATTATCAGCAACTTATAAGATACATTTCAGATGTTTTTTTAATCTTGTGATGGAGGTCGCGATGATTGAATCATATATGATATGACTGCAACGGCTTGCGCTGCAGTCATAGAGGTGCAGATACCCTGTAGAGTTGAAACAGGGTCATGCTTATGAAGATTTAGGCCCGGACGTTGGTGACATCAACATATAACTTCAACTTTTGTCCCGGTTGAATATATTTGCTCTTTTCGAGTGAGTTCCAACGCACGAGATCGTTGATTCTGACTTTAAATTTTGAAGCAATACGAGCGAGGGAATCTCCGGAACGTACGGTGTAATTGACCTTACGTGTAATAGAGGATGAACTCTGCTTATTGTTTCCGGTCCAGATTGCCAGCTTTTTCCCTATTTTTAGTTGATCTTTAGGTGCCATGCTGTTCCAGCTGGCGAGTTGAGATACCTTAACCTTATGGGCTTTGGCTATTTTCCACAGAGAGTCACCGGAGCGGACTCGATAGGTGATCTTTTGGCTGCCACGTTTAACATTTTGCTTTGAGATCTGTCTCTGCCCTAAAGAGAGGGCATATTGCTCAGGGTTCTTAGCTGCCACGGGGATCAACAGGTGCTTGCCGGCGATAATGGTATTTCCCTTGATATCGTTAACGGCGCGCAGTGCAGAGGGAGTGGTTCGATATCGTTTAGCGATAAGCCCCAGGCTATCTCCGGATTTTATCTGATAACGTTCCCAGTTTAGTCTCTCTTCGGCGTCTGTATCAGCCAAAGCAAGGTTGAATCCTAATACTCTGTCAACCGGTAGAACTAAATTATGTGGCCCTTCCGGTGCCGTAGACCAGCGGTTGTATCCGGGGTTGAGCTTATGTAATTCTGAGGTTGTCATATTGGCAAAGCCAGCAGCCAAGGCTAAATCTATCTGACCCTTTACATTGACGACTTCAATAATAGGTTCATTATCAATCGGACTTAGCTTAATGC
This window harbors:
- a CDS encoding methyl-accepting chemotaxis protein — protein: MDNQNQPQPNEVTYPDSYKILSTTDLNSHITHVNSDFIQTCGYEKSELIGKPHNIIRHPDMPKAAFKDLWQTVQGGSSWMGLVKNRCKDGRYYWVNAFVTPIKHQGKITEYQSVRTKPEPELKARAQSCYERINAGKTVTPKNRLSIIPALGLSWAISCLMFYLTTISTMPVSLVLIALGLISFLLPLNRLNQRLSHLMSMSKKVHDSALNQVIYTGYQDELSHLELSLRMQKAECLAILGRVKDSGEELQESMEEQDQQTQSNQTQLVEQSSNLEQVVVAIGQMNEAVNEIAHNTTSSADEISTLVEKIQMTQSALETSQKTTSEITGLLTESQQSISDLELQCVKVKSVLEVIDSLAQQTNLLALNAAIEAARAGEAGRGFAVVADEVRSLANHSQTSAQEIQSIIDTLSDTTAQAVSQMQQSHQLTSKSVQSDQMLSDSLQSVSEALHQMEANGEQIAVAAEEQSTVINQVYVSAMELESGTNTFRQNCEHAASTSQEVTAQSSRQLELVKQFDS
- a CDS encoding LysM peptidoglycan-binding domain-containing protein, with the protein product MRIQTIVIAGSLSLLSACQSLDTPAPEAAQSQNINPITTPITSKNSETSPKVEVVEITDVWERIRLGLALPVPEHKLVKQYREWYIKHPQHLARVSERATPFLYLIVEEIEKRDLPIELALLPIVESAFDPFAYSHGAASGLWQFTSPMAKHFGLQMNWWYDGRRDVPAATVAALDMLEYLYKKTHGNWLYAIAAYNTGEGRVRNAVKRNKKNGKPTDFWSLDLPTETERYVPQLLALADVIQNAEKYGIKLSPIDNEPIIEVVNVKGQIDLALAAGFANMTTSELHKLNPGYNRWSTAPEGPHNLVLPVDRVLGFNLALADTDAEERLNWERYQIKSGDSLGLIAKRYRTTPSALRAVNDIKGNTIIAGKHLLIPVAAKNPEQYALSLGQRQISKQNVKRGSQKITYRVRSGDSLWKIAKAHKVKVSQLASWNSMAPKDQLKIGKKLAIWTGNNKQSSSSITRKVNYTVRSGDSLARIASKFKVRINDLVRWNSLEKSKYIQPGQKLKLYVDVTNVRA